One region of Rhizoctonia solani chromosome 9, complete sequence genomic DNA includes:
- a CDS encoding Retrotransposable element Tf2 protein, producing MSKSFSGAEANYDTHNKELLAIIKALEEWRIFLEATDKPIQVFTDHRNLEYWMQARTFNRRHARWRIFLSNFNFEIHYRPGKQSGKPDALSRRLDYVDSPQEPEVMLPAEVFANTSEMELEIVTEIRDKLKDDPSLEPIIQFLTEDADNAPPSIRKAYWDYDWEEDLLWYRGKLVVPDSELIKERLLKEFHNSPLAGHPGQQRTLELLNRNYWWPGMKSSAKEWVECCPTCQANRRAHAPVISLKPLEVPPFPFHTISYDFITGFPKSNGYNAILVVIDSFSKFGHFIPTTKRVTAKGLADLFITHVWKLHGLLVKTVSDHGTTFTGKFLRALYQRLGINPAFSSAYHPESDGQTERVNQFIEFYLRSYVAADHSDWATWLLLAEYAYNNARHSATGKTPFELVYGRNPIMSPSNVPANVPEANHVADTLAQEWKEAESALRLTKERMAGIKGITPEYAIGKKVWLDGKNVELRTNSTKLDPKRLGPFEVLEQISSHAYRLKLPETLKIHNVFYVGLLSRVHESPSQPFPERPPPETIEGEEEYEVEQIIDSKRQRGKWFYLIKWKGYGPEDNLWEPEELLEHSQEEIQRFNKSRLKKARDSAKSL from the coding sequence ATGTCTAAATCCTTTTCCGGGGCTGAAGCTAATTATGatacccacaataaggagctcctagcaatcatcaaggccctggaggaatggcgcattttcctagaagcaacagacaagccaatccaggttttcacggatcacaggaacctggaatactggatgcaggcacggacttTTAACCGCAGACACGCAcgatggcgcatcttcctgagcaactttaactttgagatccactaccGCCCCGGAAAGCagtcaggaaagccagacgcCCTATCCAGACGATTGGACTATGTTGATTCCCCCCAGGAGCCGGAAGTCATGTTACcagcagaggtctttgccaacacatcagAAATGGAACTCgagattgtcacagaaatccgAGATAAGCTGAAAGATGACCCATCCCTAGAACCTattatccaattcctgacagaagatgcggacaatgcacctccaTCTATCAGGAAAGCCTATTgggactatgattgggaagaagacctcctatggtaccgcggaaaactggtggtcccagactcagagctCATCAAGGAACGATTGCTTAAGGAATTCCACAATTcccccctggcaggacaccccgGGCAACAAAGAACCTTAGAGCTCCTGAAccgtaactactggtggccaggaatgaaatcatctgctaaggaatgggtagaatgctgtCCTACCTGCCAAGCTAATCGCCGCGCACACGCTCCTGTGATCTCCCTGAagcccttagaagttcccccgtTTCCCttccacacaatatcctacgacttcatcacagggttcCCCAAGTCTAATGGATACAATGCAATCCTAGTGgtaattgactccttctctaAGTTTGgtcacttcatcccaaccacaaaaagggtcacagccaagggaCTAGCAGacctgttcatcacccatgTCTGGAAGTTACACGGACTACTGGTCaaaacagtctcagaccacggaacaacgttcacagggaaattcctaagagcactgtaccaacgccttggaaTCAACCCggccttctcctcagcctaccacccagagTCGGACGGACAGACAGAGAGGGTGAACCAATTCatcgagttctacctcagatccTACGTTGCAGCAGACCATTCAGACTGGGCTACCTGGTTACTGTTagcagaatatgcgtacaacaacgctaGACACTCGGCtactgggaaaaccccctttgaacttgtctatggaaggaatcccaTCATGAgcccatccaacgtaccagcaaatgtcccagaagccaaCCACGTAGCTGACACCCTAGCtcaagaatggaaggaggcgGAATCCGCTCTGAGGCTAACAAAGGAAAGGATGGCAGGGATCAAGGGAATAACACCGGAATACGcaattggcaaaaaagtatggctggatggaaaaaacgtggagCTCAGAACCAACTCCACCAAATTGGACCCTAAGAGACTAGGCCCATTTGAAGTCCTAGAGCAAATATCCAGCCACGCGTACCGCCTGAAACTTCCGGAaaccttgaaaatccacaacgtattctacgtaggGCTGCTATCCAGAGTTCATGAGTCGCCCAGTCAACCCTTCCCGGAACGACCCCCTCCAGAAACAattgaaggggaagaagaatatgaggtggagcagatcattgactccaaaaggcaacgagggaaatggttctacttgatcaagtggaaaggctatggaccagaagataacttgtgggaaccggaagaactcctggaacacagccaagaggaaattcaacgcttcaacaagtcacgactgaaaaaggctcgtgactccgccaagagcctttaa
- a CDS encoding Retrotransposon-derived protein PEG10 — MEPEPTISALLKAVTALTATVGSLQDQIRSQGQQLSKLKAICKETADLLGDKDQGGTTQTQAQPGPSTGPITPPSHTGGQANTPRTARPGFRDPFRPTRGTTGYDSKEEQPRRIKEEPCGALRDLRTLTPFSLGSDTKRPKMELPDPFKGEIRGQKAVQWLDRMLLWGALHRDQFEEDEQLIVWILYHMEDKAADWALPIIGNILKGETNAPTTIPAITTKFKEAFADPDAKRAAARKIAALTQTTTTSEYVTEFRNLIAELDWNKEAYIAQFTRGLHWKVKELLSTKDNIPDELEAIFAASIKIDNTRRENKENRPKKVPAKTPVTATTSTTTTRVRLSEDPNYVTPEERDRRRASGLCVKCGQKGHGIKQCPNGWKATTKEVAKIAEDELGKE, encoded by the coding sequence atggaaccagagccaaccattagcgctctcctcaaggctgtcacagccctcacagccaccgttGGGTCcttacaggaccaaatccgctCCCAAGGCCAGCAGCTCAgcaagctcaaagccatatgcaaagaGACCGCGGACCTTcttggtgacaaggaccaagggggaactacccaaacccaagcacagcctggcccatcgactgggcctatcacccctccttCTCATACAGGAGGACAAGCCAACACTCCAAGAACGGCTAGGCCTGGGTTCAGGGACCCGTTCCGCCCCACCAGAGGCACCACTGGGTACgactccaaggaagaacaGCCAagaaggatcaaggaagaaccTTGCGGAGCGCTTAGGGATTTGAGGACCCTCACTCCCTTCAGTTTGGGCTCGGACACCAAAcgtcccaaaatggagctacCGGATCCATTCAAAGGGGAGATTCGAGGGCAAAAGGCGGTTCAATGGCTAGACCGCATGCTGTTATGGGGGGCCCTTCatagggaccaatttgaagAGGACGAGCAGTTAATTGtctggatcctctaccacatggaGGATAAAGCCGCTGATTGGGCACTCCCTATTATTGGGAATATCCTCAAGGGTGAAACCAATGCCCCCACAACCATCCCTGCCATAACAACCAAGttcaaggaagcctttgcGGATCCTGACGCTAAAAGGGCAGCCGCAAGGAAGATAGCCGCGctgactcagacaaccaccacgtctgagtacgtcaccgAGTTCCGTAACCTCATTGCGGaattggactggaacaaaGAGGCTTatattgcccagttcacgcgcggccttcattggaaggtcaaggaactcttgtccaccaaggacaacatcccAGACGAGTTAGAGGctatatttgccgcctccatTAAAATAGACAATACTCGtcgggaaaacaaggagaaccggcCCAAGAAGGTCCCAGCTAAAACCCCAGTCACTGcgaccacctccaccaccaccacaagGGTCCGTCTATCAGAAGACCCAAACTAcgtcaccccggaggaacGGGACCGTCgtcgcgcgtctggcctgtgcgtcaagtgcggtcaaaaggggcatggaatcaaacaatgtcccaatggctggaaggcaacGACCAAGGAGGTGGCCAAAATAGCAGAGgacgagttgggaaaagaataG
- a CDS encoding Reverse transcriptase (RNA-dependent DNA polymerase), whose protein sequence is MLDGTISQTGRIWHQVHLAVSANGHSHSIPFLVCPIGKTLAILGMTWLTAEAPLIDWQQGLVTFPEQARIASEEEADPDPMADLPSQYHEFARVFGEEEFKVLPPHREYDIAIDLVPDAKLSPGPIYGMTDAESKALKQHIEEELATGKIQPSTSSAGAPVMFVKKADGSLRLVVDYRKLNDVTHKNVYPLPRQDDLMAKLRHAKMFTKLDLRWGYNNVRIKEGDEWKTAFRTKYGLFEYLVMPFGLTNAPAAFQHFMNDLFRDLIDVTVVIYLDDILIFSENPKDHPNHVREVLLQLMKNQLFCKLSKCHFHVTTVDYLGIVISPAGFSMDQKKIEAVTSWPQPRTVKQVQAFLGFVNYLRRFIPNFSSVARPLHNLTKKESPWSWDVLEEQAFQELKALVTKAPVLIHSNPNLPYYLETVVHHCKCLSNPTI, encoded by the exons atgttagacgGTACCATttcacagactggtcgcatttggcaccaagTTCACCTTGCGGTCTCAGCCAATggccactcccactccattccttttcttgtttgccccattggcaaaaCCCTGGCTATAttaggcatgacttggttgacagcagaagctccccttattgactggcaacagggccTGGTCACATTTCCGGAGCAAGCCCGAATTGCCTCTGAAGAAGAAGCCGACCCAGACCCCATGGCAGACCTCCCCTCacaataccatgagtttgcccGAGTGttcggagaagaagagtttaAGGTCTTACCCCCACACAGGGAATACGATATTGCaatagaccttgtccctgatgccaaactctcccctggTCCCATCTATGGCATGACAGACGCAGAATCTAAGGCCCTTAAACAACATATTGAAGAAGAATTGGCCACAGGAAAGATCCAACCCAGTACTTCCTCCGCAGGCGCCCCAgttatgtttgtcaaaaaggcagatggctctCTCAGATTGGTAGTCGACTataggaagttgaatgatgTCACGCAtaaaaacgtctacccactccccagacaagatgacctcatggccaaattaaggcatgccaagatgttCACCAAACTGGATCTACGCTGGGGATATAACAATGTCCggattaaggaaggagacgaatggaagacggctttcAGAACAAAGTACGGGTTATTCGAATACCTggtgatgccctttggccttaccaatgctccagccgccttccaacacttcatgaatgacttgtttagggacctcatcgacgtcactgtggtcatctacttggatgatatcttgatcttctcagaaaaccccaaggaccacccaaaccatgtcagggaagttctATTGCAGTTGATgaaaaaccagttgttctgcaaactctccaagtgccacttccacgtcacaaCAGTGGACTACCTTggtattgtcatctccccagCTGGGTTCTCgatggaccaaaagaaaatTGAGGCGGTTACGTCGTGGCCCCAACCCAGAacggtcaagcaggtccaggcctttttaggatttgtcaattacctcagacgcttcattcccaacttcagctctgTTGCGCGCCCCCTGCACAACCTTACCAAAAAGGAGTCACCGTGGTCATGGGACGTATTGGAAGAACAGGCTTTCCAGGAATTAAAGGCATTAGTCACCAAAGCACCAGTTCTGATCCACTCAAACCCCAACTTGCCTTACTATCTGGAAactgtcgtacaccactgtaag tgcttatctaatccaactatctaa